The Rhodospirillaceae bacterium genome segment GGAGAAAAAGCAGCTTTACAATGTGAAGTGGGGCAAACTTTGTTAGATGTTGCCCGAGCAAATGACCTTTCTATTGAAGGTGCGTGCGAAGGTGCGATGGCTTGCTCCACATGCCATGTCATCGTATCAGCTGAATGGTTTGATGCGCTCCAAGACCCATCAGAGGAAGAGCAGGATATGCTGGACTTGACACACGGATTAACAAGAACTTCCCGGCTAGGATGCCAAATCAGGTTAACTCCAAACCTTAATGGGTTGCTCGTTTCACTCCCTAATGAAACACACAATATGCTAGGATAAAGGGGTCTCATGATATCAATGTGGTGTTGCAGTTATTTGAGTGCTGGGATATATGCCGCCTGTTATGAATAACCTTCTTACAAATTCTCTCAAGTCTAAAAAAAGAGTTGCTGTCGCGATGTCTGGCGGAGTGGATAGCTCGGTTGCTGCGGCACTTTTGGTTGAGCAGGGTTATGATGTTATTGGGCTGACCATGCAACTGTATGATCATGGGCTGGCTACCTCAAAATCCAAAACCTGCTGTGCCGGCCAAGACATTCATGATGCGAGACGGGTCGCACAAAAGCTAGGCATTCCTCATTACGTATTAGACTATGAAAAGCGCTTTGAGGCCGATGTCATTGTTCCGTTTGCTGAGGCTTATCAGAAAGGTGAGACACCTATACCCTGTGT includes the following:
- a CDS encoding 2Fe-2S iron-sulfur cluster-binding protein: MIEVTFIFSSGEKAALQCEVGQTLLDVARANDLSIEGACEGAMACSTCHVIVSAEWFDALQDPSEEEQDMLDLTHGLTRTSRLGCQIRLTPNLNGLLVSLPNETHNMLG